GGACCTCACAATAACCTGCTGAGGGATTTGATAAGtaatttcaaattctttctGGTAGTTTCATCACCAGTGAAACCCAAAATATCAGAGCTAACATTCTGCAAAATGCAACCAAAAGAAATCAATCAGTTAGTTACAGTTTTAGGACATTTAAAATTTAGGGGGTCCTACCTCAATGTTCTTCAGCGTAAAAATAAGAGTATATATAGACTTTTGGAGCAGTTCAGTGTTCTCAGGGGTCATAATGGATGAATGTACCCTTCTGCAAAAGTATTGAATGATTTCGATTAATTAGAATTTAGAATACaataaaagatttaaagaaACCACTATACTTAATGTTCTGagcttaaaaataaaaattaaattgacatATTATCAGTTCAATTATCTTAAGCATTATTGTCATGGATCTTCAAGGATAAGCAATGGCCCTGGAAGTTTGACATTATCTATAGAGAACTCTCAAACAGAATCCATTTCACATTTTATACAAAAACCCAATAAATATCCTTATTTTTCAAGTTGATTTTGAAATGAACATATCATTTACCATTTATTATTTcctcaaaaaagaaaaagaaagaacctCCAGGATAATGAAACCCATAATATTCTATATCCATTTTGTTCATCTTTCTACAGATTATTCTCCAACTTTTCCTATCCTAATACTTTCTCtttgtttacaaattttgtttctcATTTTGTCTGCATTCTATACTTTCACACACCCACACTCCTGTGTAAGAGAACTTCTGATGCAATTTCAACTTTCAGAGATAAAGATATAAATAAGACATGTTAGATGTTACAAGTTACAATCACATATATCACAATGTCAAATTAGAGATGCACACATGACAGAGAAGTTACAAACTAACCTCAAATCATCAGATGCTTGTGTAAGGCTTCTGGTTAAATTCTCAACTTCCTTCAACAGGTTACTATCACGAACTTCGGTCAACAAAGGTTGAACATCTTCAGCCATGGCTTTCATCTGTGACATCACTACATCAAATGGAAAATATGAGTATATGAGAATCCGTGATAGAAAAGTATGTATTAAAGGCAacaacatacatacatacatgtatgtgtgtgtgtgtgtgtgtgtatatatatatatatatatatatatatatatatatatatatatatatatatatataacacaaacAACAAAGAACCTGAAAGCCATAAATAAGGTACATGTGCATTTAACTAAGACACCAAAGTTCATAGATGATTTCATTATCACTTTGGATATCAATCGCAAAAGTATACTTGACATAAGATGTATTAATATGTTACTATTTAAATGATAATGAACCCAAATGAGCATAGTTCATAATAAGTTCCTCAGAATCTGGATAAAGATCAGATGACTTTATATGGaatatgttgtttgtttttgtaaaCAGAAAACTTTATGCAATTGCAGCCACTGGGCTTTAGGAGAATGgctcaaaaaatattaaataaataacaaagtaTCTATAAGAACGTGGATATTGAGTATCCAGAATACAATAACATATCTTTGCATAAGTTCTTCCATTAACTGCTGTAAGGTTTCATTTGAAAGAGCTAATGGAAAGCCTGTTGGTCATGAAATTAACTTAGGACTTACATAAGGTGTTTTAGGCTTATTTCAATGGTTTCTTGGTGTAGCTTATAAAAATAACCTCTATATTGCTTATAAGTTTTCATGATTAAATTTAAGGCATAAGCCCTCATGAGATAAGTGTTTCTTGAATAGGTGTTTGATTAAGTCGCTTAACCAAACATATCCTAATTAGTAAAACCTGTAACTTATTCAGAAAAAGGGAATATGTTATCAATATAATAAGAGcgtataataaaattaaattcccAAATCAAGACTTTCAAACAGAGAATTCTAAGGcattaacaacaaaacttgTTCTAGTTTTCTAGTGCTGCAATAACTCAAAGTTGGGCAACCATCCATTTTGTATTGGCAAGAAAATTGCTTGATTCAGCAGTCTACTTCAGAGCATATTTTTCCAATCAATCAGgcataataatataagaaaattacatCACACCTTTGTAAGAAGTGGCTTCGCTTCTTCCATAATAGAAGCAGCTCGTTCAGCCAATGAATAGCTATTAGCAATGCCAATTTTCTCAACATCTTGCCCAAGACGAGTAAAAATGCCGACCAATTTATCCAAACTTACTCCTTCTATACCCTTAATCTTTTCTCTATCACACACAATGAGTCCTTCTTTGGAACATTCTTGGTCAAGAGGTCCAGTTGAAGGCGTTGGAATAGGATCACGAGGAGTAATGTCAATTATAGTTTCCATAAGAAGACCTGATTGATTAACTTCAACCAACGAATTCCGTGGTATGATTGTTTTATCGTCTTCAATCTACAAATAGAAGAAACCAAAGGTTTAAACTGATTAACACACCAACTAAAATAACAAAGTTCAAAGCTAAGCAATATTTCAATTGAAACAAGGTTTCATATCCATCCTAGAGATAATGTAAAGAGGCACCTCAACTATAGCTTCAATACTTCTTAGGGAAGGATTCACACGAATGACATCTCCAACAGTGACCCCTCTGATCCTCACAGGAGTTCCAGTGCTTATTCCACAGGCCTGATCAAATTCAAACGTTGCTGTGTACTTTCTGAATTTTGATCTCATTTGAAAACCCTTCAACCAAGCCAAACTAAGAGCAAACAGAACTGCACCTGAAACTATAAACAATCCTACCCCACCTTCCCATATGCTCCTTCCACCAAACCCAAAATCGCCTAATGGACGCATCGTTTGCCTCCATAGGGTACGAGGAATGTCCAAAACAACAGCAAGAGGATTAGTTGATCCTGAAGCTGGCGATTGTTCAATGTGCCCTTCATCTGCTGATGTAGCTCTTATGGTGTTTATTTTTCTCAGAGGTTTAAATGGAAGGCAGGGCATACAATTCACAGAAATTCCAGTAATCCGGGTCGAAGATAAAGCACTTGGCAAAGTTGAAGCATGCAATGGAGAGTTCTTAATCATCTTTGACCAAACGTTCTAACTCACAAGGACTAATTCCTCTGAATGTTGAGCAGGAAATGAGTCAACAAAAACAAAGACTCCAGCAGCCAAAAATTGCCCTACAAATAAAAAACCACAGAACCCTGATAAACAATACGCACATAATTAAGAGACAAAACGagatgaaaaaacaaaagtcaGCCAAAAAAGACAACACAACTCGATTCCGATGGTTATAAACTGTAATTATTCAATGAAAActcaaattgattaaaatggagCCAACATTGAATGAGatatgcaaaaaaataaaaataaaaataatccacAAAAATAGATTTAGATTGAAGACAAAATGTCTTTGTATTTGGGAaccaattaatttaattacaataataatagcTTCTTTCTTTAACTTGGGCACAAAGCAGAGAACAGTAAAGAGATTCATTTccc
This portion of the Vigna unguiculata cultivar IT97K-499-35 chromosome 6, ASM411807v1, whole genome shotgun sequence genome encodes:
- the LOC114188695 gene encoding protein TRIGALACTOSYLDIACYLGLYCEROL 2, chloroplastic-like translates to MIKNSPLHASTLPSALSSTRITGISVNCMPCLPFKPLRKINTIRATSADEGHIEQSPASGSTNPLAVVLDIPRTLWRQTMRPLGDFGFGGRSIWEGGVGLFIVSGAVLFALSLAWLKGFQMRSKFRKYTATFEFDQACGISTGTPVRIRGVTVGDVIRVNPSLRSIEAIVEIEDDKTIIPRNSLVEVNQSGLLMETIIDITPRDPIPTPSTGPLDQECSKEGLIVCDREKIKGIEGVSLDKLVGIFTRLGQDVEKIGIANSYSLAERAASIMEEAKPLLTKMKAMAEDVQPLLTEVRDSNLLKEVENLTRSLTQASDDLRRVHSSIMTPENTELLQKSIYTLIFTLKNIENVSSDILGFTGDETTRKNLKLLIKSLSRLL